The Pseudomonas fluorescens genome includes a window with the following:
- a CDS encoding sigma-54-dependent transcriptional regulator, with protein MRIHVSFIDRVGITQEVLALLGGRNLNLDAVEMVPPNVYIDAPTLSPQVLDELREALFSVRGVQAVTVVDILPGQRRHLQLDALLAAMTDPVLALDSAGKVLLANPALIALYGREPAGESVAELFGDEALLDALLENGFRLPLREITLNGQTLLLDATPITDAGALLTLYQPNRIGERLSALHHDHAEGFDALLGESPAIRTLKARAQRVAALDAPLLIQGETGTGKELVARACHAISARHGAPFLALNCAALPENLAESELFGYAPGAFTGAQRGGKPGLMELANQGTVFLDEIGEMSPYLQAKLLRFLNDGSFRRVGGDREIKVNVRILSATHRNLEKMVSEGSFREDLFYRLNVLNVEVPPLRERGQDILLLARYFMQQACAQIQRPVCRLAPGTYPALLGNRWPGNVRQLQNVIFRAAAICESSLVDIGDLDIAGTSVARQGDVEVESLEQAVENFEKHLLESLYVNYPSTRQLASRLQTSHTAIAHRLRKYGISGKP; from the coding sequence ATGCGTATCCACGTCAGTTTCATCGACCGCGTCGGCATCACCCAGGAAGTCCTGGCCTTGCTCGGTGGACGCAATCTAAACCTGGATGCGGTGGAGATGGTGCCGCCCAACGTCTACATCGACGCCCCGACCCTCAGCCCGCAAGTGCTCGACGAGTTGCGCGAGGCGCTGTTCAGCGTGCGCGGCGTGCAGGCGGTCACCGTGGTGGACATCCTGCCGGGCCAGCGGCGGCACTTGCAGCTCGATGCCTTGCTCGCGGCCATGACCGACCCGGTGCTGGCCCTGGACAGTGCCGGCAAGGTGCTGCTGGCCAATCCGGCGCTGATTGCCCTGTACGGGCGTGAACCGGCCGGGGAAAGCGTGGCCGAGCTGTTCGGTGACGAGGCACTGCTGGACGCCTTGCTGGAGAACGGTTTTCGCTTGCCGCTGCGGGAAATCACCCTCAACGGCCAGACCTTGCTACTGGACGCCACGCCCATCACCGATGCCGGCGCGCTGCTGACGCTGTATCAGCCGAACCGCATCGGCGAGCGCCTGTCGGCACTGCATCACGATCACGCCGAAGGCTTCGACGCGCTGCTGGGCGAATCCCCGGCGATCCGCACCCTCAAGGCCCGGGCCCAGCGCGTCGCGGCGCTGGACGCACCGCTGCTGATCCAGGGCGAAACCGGCACCGGCAAGGAACTGGTGGCCCGGGCTTGCCATGCCATCAGCGCCCGTCATGGCGCACCGTTCCTGGCCCTGAACTGCGCGGCATTGCCGGAGAACCTGGCCGAAAGCGAACTGTTCGGCTATGCCCCCGGCGCCTTCACCGGCGCGCAACGAGGCGGCAAGCCGGGGCTGATGGAGCTGGCGAACCAGGGCACGGTATTCCTCGATGAAATCGGCGAGATGTCGCCGTACCTGCAAGCCAAGCTGCTGCGCTTCTTGAACGATGGCAGCTTCCGCCGGGTGGGCGGCGACCGGGAAATCAAGGTCAACGTGCGGATCCTCAGCGCCACCCACCGCAACCTGGAGAAAATGGTCAGCGAGGGCTCGTTCCGCGAAGACCTGTTCTATCGCCTGAACGTGCTCAATGTCGAAGTCCCGCCGCTGCGTGAACGCGGCCAGGATATCCTGCTGCTGGCGCGTTATTTCATGCAGCAGGCCTGCGCGCAGATCCAGCGCCCGGTCTGCCGCCTGGCCCCCGGCACGTACCCGGCCCTGCTGGGCAACCGTTGGCCGGGCAACGTGCGGCAATTGCAGAACGTGATCTTCCGCGCCGCCGCCATTTGCGAAAGCAGCCTGGTGGACATCGGCGACCTGGACATCGCCGGCACCTCCGTCGCACGCCAGGGCGATGTGGAAGTCGAAAGCCTGGAACAGGCCGTGGAAAACTTCGAGAAGCACCTGCTCGAAAGCCTCTACGTCAATTACCCCTCCACCCGCCAGTTGGCCAGCCGCCTGCAAACGTCCCACACCGCGATTGCCCATCGGTTGCGCAAGTACGGGATTTCCGGAAAGCCATAA
- the gcvH gene encoding glycine cleavage system protein GcvH, which produces MSELRFTEDHEWLRTEADGSITVGITAFAQNALGDVVYVQLPELQSYDKGAEASTVESVKAASGVYMPLDGEVLEVNPALESNPELVNEDPLGDGWFFRFKPVNAAAVGQLLDQDAYDRLIKANAEA; this is translated from the coding sequence ATGAGCGAGTTGCGTTTCACTGAAGATCACGAATGGCTGCGCACCGAAGCCGACGGCAGCATTACTGTCGGTATTACTGCGTTTGCCCAGAACGCCTTGGGCGATGTGGTCTATGTTCAGTTACCGGAACTGCAAAGCTACGACAAGGGTGCCGAAGCCTCCACCGTGGAATCGGTGAAAGCGGCCAGCGGTGTCTACATGCCACTGGACGGTGAAGTGCTCGAGGTGAACCCGGCCCTGGAAAGCAATCCGGAATTGGTCAACGAAGATCCCCTGGGCGATGGCTGGTTTTTCCGTTTCAAGCCAGTCAACGCCGCTGCCGTTGGCCAACTGCTGGATCAGGACGCCTACGACCGCCTGATCAAAGCCAACGCCGAAGCCTGA
- the gcvP gene encoding aminomethyl-transferring glycine dehydrogenase yields MTVNLGTANEFIARHIGPRASDEQAMLERLGYDSLEALSASVIPESIKGTSVLDMGDGQSEADALASIKAIAAKNQLFKTYIGQGYYNCHTPAPILRNLLENPAWYTAYTPYQPEISQGRLEALLNFQTLISDLTGLPIANASLLDEATAAAEAMTFCKRLSKNKGSNAFFASVHSHPQTLDVLRTRAEPLGIDVVVGDERELSDVSGFFGALLQYPASNGDLFDYRELTERFHTANALVAVAADLLALTLLTPPGEFGADVAIGSAQRFGVPLGFGGPHAAYFSTKDAFKRDMPGRLVGVSVDRFGKPALRLAMQTREQHIRREKATSNICTAQVLLANIASMYAVYHGPKGLVQIANRIHHLTAILAKGLGALGLSVEQESFFDTLTLRTGAQTAALHDKARAQRINLRVVDAERLGLSLDETTSQADVEALLRLIGNLMADGKAVPDFAALAASVQSHIPAELVRQSAILSHPVFNRYHSETELMRYLRKLADKDLALDRTMIPLGSCTMKLNAASEMIPVTWAEFGALHPFAPAEQSAGYQQLTDELEAMLCAATGYDAVSLQPNAGSQGEYAGLLAIRAYHQSRGEDRRDICLIPSSAHGTNPATAHMAGMRVVVTACDARGNVDIEDLRAKAIEHREHLAALMITYPSTHGVFEEGIREICGIIHDNGGQVYIDGANMNAMVGLCAPGKFGGDVSHLNLHKTFCIPHGGGGPGVGPIGVKSHLAPFLPGHASMERKQGAVCAAPFGSASILPITWMYIRMMGGAGLKRASQLAILNANYIARRLEEHYPVLYSGSNGLVAHECILDLRPLKDSSGISVDDVAKRLIDFGFHAPTMSFPVAGTLMIEPTESESKEELDRFCDAMICIREEIRAVENGSLDKDDNPLKNAPHTAAEIVGEWTHPYSREQAVYPVASLIDGKYWPPVGRVDNVFGDRNLVCACPSIESYA; encoded by the coding sequence ATGACTGTTAATCTCGGCACTGCCAACGAATTCATCGCCCGCCACATCGGCCCGCGTGCCAGCGACGAGCAAGCCATGCTCGAGCGCCTGGGCTACGACTCCCTGGAAGCCCTGAGCGCCAGCGTCATCCCGGAAAGCATCAAGGGCACCAGCGTGCTGGACATGGGCGACGGCCAGAGCGAAGCCGATGCACTGGCCTCGATCAAGGCCATCGCCGCCAAGAACCAACTGTTCAAGACCTACATCGGCCAGGGCTACTACAACTGCCACACGCCGGCACCGATCCTGCGCAACCTGCTGGAAAACCCGGCCTGGTACACCGCCTACACCCCGTACCAGCCAGAAATTTCCCAGGGCCGTCTCGAAGCACTGTTGAACTTCCAGACCCTGATCAGCGACCTTACCGGCCTGCCGATCGCCAACGCGTCCTTGCTCGACGAAGCCACCGCCGCCGCCGAAGCCATGACCTTCTGCAAGCGCCTGAGCAAGAACAAGGGCAGCAACGCCTTCTTCGCCTCCGTGCACAGCCACCCGCAAACCCTCGACGTGCTGCGCACCCGTGCCGAGCCCCTGGGCATCGACGTGGTGGTCGGCGATGAGCGCGAACTGAGCGACGTCAGCGGTTTCTTCGGCGCGCTGCTGCAATACCCGGCCAGTAACGGTGACCTGTTCGACTACCGCGAACTGACCGAACGCTTCCACACGGCCAACGCCCTGGTAGCGGTGGCCGCGGATCTGCTGGCCCTGACCCTGTTGACCCCACCCGGTGAATTCGGCGCCGACGTGGCCATCGGCAGCGCCCAGCGCTTCGGTGTGCCGCTGGGCTTCGGTGGCCCGCACGCGGCGTATTTCTCCACCAAGGACGCCTTCAAGCGCGACATGCCGGGCCGCCTGGTCGGCGTTTCCGTGGACCGTTTCGGCAAACCGGCCCTGCGCCTGGCGATGCAGACCCGCGAGCAACACATCCGCCGCGAGAAAGCCACGAGCAACATCTGCACCGCCCAGGTGCTGCTGGCCAACATCGCCAGCATGTACGCCGTGTACCACGGTCCCAAGGGCCTGGTGCAAATTGCCAATCGCATCCATCACCTGACCGCGATCCTCGCCAAGGGCCTGGGCGCGCTAGGGCTGAGCGTCGAGCAAGAGAGCTTCTTCGACACCCTGACCTTGCGCACCGGCGCGCAAACCGCTGCCCTGCACGACAAGGCCCGCGCACAGCGCATCAACCTGCGTGTGGTGGACGCTGAACGCCTGGGCCTGTCCCTGGACGAGACCACCAGCCAGGCTGACGTCGAAGCACTGCTCCGTTTGATAGGTAACCTGATGGCCGACGGCAAGGCCGTGCCGGACTTCGCGGCACTGGCCGCCAGCGTGCAAAGCCATATCCCGGCCGAGCTGGTGCGCCAATCGGCGATCCTCAGCCACCCGGTGTTCAACCGCTACCACTCCGAAACCGAGCTGATGCGCTACCTGCGCAAGCTCGCCGACAAGGACCTGGCCCTGGATCGCACCATGATCCCGCTGGGTTCCTGCACCATGAAACTCAACGCCGCCAGCGAAATGATCCCGGTGACCTGGGCCGAGTTCGGCGCCCTGCACCCGTTCGCCCCGGCCGAGCAGAGCGCTGGCTACCAGCAACTGACCGACGAGCTGGAGGCCATGCTCTGCGCCGCCACCGGCTATGACGCGGTGTCGCTGCAACCCAACGCCGGTTCCCAGGGCGAATACGCCGGCCTGCTGGCGATCCGCGCCTATCACCAGAGCCGCGGCGAAGACCGTCGCGACATCTGCCTGATCCCGTCCTCGGCCCACGGCACCAACCCGGCCACCGCCCACATGGCCGGTATGCGCGTGGTCGTGACCGCCTGCGATGCCCGCGGCAACGTCGACATCGAAGACCTGCGGGCCAAGGCCATCGAGCACCGCGAACACCTCGCGGCGCTGATGATCACCTACCCGTCCACCCACGGCGTGTTCGAAGAAGGCATCCGCGAAATCTGCGGCATCATTCATGACAACGGCGGCCAGGTGTACATCGACGGCGCCAACATGAACGCCATGGTCGGCCTCTGCGCCCCAGGCAAGTTCGGCGGCGACGTCTCGCACCTGAACCTGCACAAAACCTTCTGCATCCCCCACGGCGGTGGCGGCCCAGGCGTCGGCCCGATTGGCGTCAAGTCGCACCTGGCACCGTTCCTGCCGGGCCACGCCAGCATGGAACGCAAGCAAGGCGCGGTCTGCGCAGCGCCGTTCGGCAGCGCGAGCATCCTGCCGATCACCTGGATGTACATCCGCATGATGGGCGGCGCCGGCCTCAAGCGCGCCTCGCAACTGGCGATCCTCAACGCCAACTACATCGCCCGTCGCCTGGAAGAGCATTACCCGGTGCTCTACTCCGGCAGCAACGGCCTGGTGGCCCACGAATGCATCCTCGACCTGCGCCCGCTCAAGGACAGCAGCGGCATCAGCGTCGATGACGTGGCCAAGCGCCTGATCGATTTCGGTTTCCACGCGCCGACCATGTCGTTCCCGGTGGCCGGCACGCTGATGATCGAACCGACCGAAAGCGAATCCAAGGAAGAACTGGACCGCTTCTGCGACGCCATGATCTGCATCCGCGAAGAAATCCGTGCGGTAGAAAACGGCAGCCTGGACAAAGACGACAACCCGCTGAAAAACGCCCCGCACACCGCCGCGGAAATCGTCGGTGAGTGGACCCACCCCTACAGCCGCGAACAGGCGGTGTACCCGGTGGCGTCGTTGATCGACGGTAAATACTGGCCGCCGGTGGGCCGGGTCGACAACGTGTTCGGCGATCGCAACCTGGTCTGCGCCTGCCCGTCGATCGAAAGCTACGCTTGA